Proteins from one Impatiens glandulifera chromosome 2, dImpGla2.1, whole genome shotgun sequence genomic window:
- the LOC124926992 gene encoding transcription initiation factor TFIID subunit 14b-like, which translates to MLRSSEDTEKKVTEKPLKDMEISVPIVCGSAAFWLGKKASEFQSHKWTVYVRGATNEDLGAVVKRAVFQLHASFNNPTRSLDTPPFELSESGWGEFEIAITLHFHSDVCEKPLHLFHHLKLYPGDDSGSMSIKKPVVVESYDEIVFAEPSENFFARVQNHPAVNVPRLPAGFTLPPHVPVEDVDKRKKGDTKENPISHWYTIFSEADELLNLAAARQQVQASIARFRRQMSMIEGHNQIQNQNQQLKSSSDL; encoded by the exons ATGCTAAGGTCTTCGGAAGACACCGAAAAGAAG GTAACGGAGAAACCACTGAAAGATATGGAAATCAGTGTTCCTATAGTATGCGGCAGTGCAGCATTCTGGCTTGGTAAAAAGGCGAGCGA GTTCCAATCTCATAAATGGACCGTATATGTTCGTGGCGCTACAAATGAGGACCTCGGGGCTGTGGTAAAGCGTGCAGTTTTCCAGTTGCATGCAAGTTTCAATAACCCAACACGGTCCCTCGATACTCCGCCCTTTGAGCTGTCGGAATCAGGCTGGGGAGAGTTTGAAATTGCTATCACTCTTCACTTTCACAGTGATGTTTGCGAAAAGCCCTTACACTT atTTCATCATCTGAAGCTGTACCCGGGGGATGACTCTGGTTCCATGTCCATTAAGAAGCCTGTTGTTGTGGAATCATATGATGAGATTGTTTTTGCTGAACCTTCGGAAAATTTCTTTGCTCGTGTGCAGAATCACCCTGCTGTTAATGTGCCTAGGTTACCTGCTGGTTTTACTCTACCTCCTCATG TTCCAGTGGAGGATGTTGATAAGAGAAAGAAAGGTGACACCAAAGAAAATCCTATAAGCCATTGGTACACAATTTTTTCCGAGGCTGATGAGCTTCTTAATCTTGCAGCTGCTCGTCAGCAG GTGCAAGCTAGTATTGCTAGATTCAGAAGGCAAATGAGTATGATAGAGGGGCATAACCAGATCCAGAACCAAAACCAACAACTAAAATCTTCTTCTGATCTGTGA